The genomic DNA TCAGTCGGCATACAGACAGTACAGGGCTAGAAGACTTTTAAGAAAGGTATGTTTTCACTTGCACTGTATGTCATGGCTGTGTTGAGTTTGCACTGCTTTTGAGTGAGTTTTATCATCAATAGGTTGATGGTTTTGAGCAATTGAATTGTCCACTTATgccaaagaaatgaaatgtataaATGATCTACTGGCTTTCTTGCTTACAAAGGATTAAGTTAAAGCAATAGCTTGACCCCACTTAGGCAAGGGAAAAGACCTTCCCAATTGtgaaagtggttttttttgtagagTATTGCGATGTTCGTTTGCTTGTACTTCCTATTTGTTTACTTTTAAGTTTCATTTCTAGTAAAAAATTTCCATCCTAAGATAAAACTAAGACATACATGGATTGCAACAGGAATGAACCCCATTTCAATTATCAGCGAactctttaaaatcttttctagAAGCACGAAGCTGCATGTTTGATCCAAGCAACGTATAGGCGTTTTAAGGAGAGGAGGAAACTTGATCGacaaaaagctgctgctgtgactaTCCAAAAACATCTGAGGGCTTGGCAAGAGGGCAGGCTTCAATTTATGAAATACAACAAAGTCAGAAGAGCTGTCATTAAACTGCAAGCATTTATACGGGGTTATTTAGTCAGAAAAAAGGTTAGTATACTTCACTTTAAAACTACGCTTGATGTAAAGTATCTCCGGAGCAATTTTGGCATTAATTTTGGCTGGCAAAAAAAGAGCTCAGATCATTAAACTCTGATTCCTGTTGACTGCTTTGAGAATTATGTGGGCCAGGGGTCAGATTATTGTTGCCTACAATGAAACTGTTCTGGCAAACACTTCGCTGTGCCTCAGTTCAGATTAGAGACCCAGGACTGAGGAAAGGTAGCGGCGTACTTAGTTCTGAGGTATTGACTTTGGAGGGCATTGAATACATTGCTGTGTGCTATGTTCTCTGCATAAATCAGCTGTCTCTGGGTATGAAAATTAATGATACTCTTTGATCTATTTTCTTCCGACAGTTTTTggaacagaagcaaaagaagagaCTACTTTATTTTATAGCAGCTGCATATCATCATGTTTCTGCGATTAAAATTCAAAGGGCTTATAGGATGCACCTCGCCTATAAGCTAGCAGAAAACCACATCTCATCAGTTCTTATAATACAGGTTAGTCTAATTAATTTATCTAATTATGGATGAATAGTTTTGTGTAATGTagactgctgagctgcagcactgcaacacAGTAGTTCCTTAATTTGTAGTAATAAAGCCAATATAGAGATGACAATTTATTAAACAATGCTGCTTATACTCAGCTAAGCATAATAGAGTGGGTGTTAGCAGACAGTAGAGGCTTCAGCAGCTCAAAGCTGAGGGTGGATaggaaagtttgttttcttttgtcccCCAATCTTGCTAAGATAATCTAAGTGCTGTCTTAGTGTAGTGGAAGTAAGAAAGATCAGACACAACCACCTGTAATGCTCATGAAGTGCGTCTACTTAAAGAAACAGCCCTCGGGATGGATTTGCAGGACCGTAGCGTGGTTGAAATTAcaagggacctctggaggtcagcTAGTCCAATTCTACCTAGTAGGTCCATCCAGGAGCGTGTCTAGTTGGCTTTTGATAGTCTCCGAGGAGGGAGATctacagcctctttgggcagcctgttccaatgagTAGTCACCTGCACGTAGCGTTTCATGACATTCAGAGTGACCATCTTTTGTTCCACTTTGGGCTCATTTTCTCCTGTCTGTCACTGggcagcagagaaaagagcctggctcgGTCTACTTTCCGCCCTACCTTTAGTTTTATGTCGACAACGATAAGATCTCCCCGTAGCATCCACTTTTCTTAGGCTGAACATCCCAGCTCTCTAAGCTTCCTCTCGTAGGAGATGTGTTCCTGTTCTTTTATCATCTTGGTGGTCTTATGGTGGACTCTCCAGAATGGCCGGGTCTTTCTGTTGCTGGGGGGTGCAGAATtggactcagtactccagatgcGGGCTGGCAATGCTGAGTAGAGAGGAAGGACCCTCCTACTGGTGATACTTTCCCtgatgcagccagcagtgctgttagCTTTCTTAGCAACGAGGACATGTTGCCGAATGATGTTCATTCAGCTAGGTGTCCTGAGGCACTCCTAGGTCCtagcaaagctgctttccacttGAATGGCTCCCAGCACGTACTGGTGCCTGAGTCACTCCTCCCCAAGTCCAGGACTTTTCACTTCTCCTCGTTGAACTTCATGGGGTTCCTGTCAACCCACATCCCCAGCCTGCTCAGGCTTATTTGACTGACAGCATGACCCTCTGATGAATTAATCACTCCCAGTCAGTTTTGTGTCATCGGCAGTGCTTTGTTTGGTCagatttttctgacttttctgtgatttttctgatgGTCTGATTTTTCTGACTTGTCAGTGGCAACTAAACATGCCTAAGTTGCAATGTCTGTAATATAAGCAAGTTTAACTTTTCTAAAAAGCAGTGTTAAAAAATCAGATCTGTAGTGCAGCATAGCCACGTAGTAAAAATTACATTCAGGATTCCAAATCAGTCACTTACTTAGTTCCACTGATGGAAGGAGTGCAGGGTTAAATAAATGGGGAGTCTGAAACGTGATTCCTGAAATAGCTATTATTTAGTCAAGGATATTTTATCACACATTTCTGCATCCACTAGGCCAGTCACAGCTAAGATGTGTTGTGAATGTTAGGGATTTCTAGAGCCCGTATTTGTCAAAAGTTATGTTACAATAATTTTTCACTTCATAAACAGTGCTTGTTTTGGAAGAGAAATGGGGGTTTAGGGAGAGGTCTTAACTAAATATGaagctattttaattttaaacagaaatggtTCAGAgcaaaaatgcaacagaaaagaCTTCAAAGAGATTTGCAAAGAATCATTCAATGTCAACGTACGATCCGAGGCTGGCTAAATCGCAGAAATGACGCGGCAACCGTAATCCAGCGACATGTACGGAGATTCCTTGCCTGCAGGCGtaagagaaaaatcacagttGGAGTAATTAAATTCCAGGTGAACACCTCTTACAAGATAAAAGATCTCTtttggctgttgtttttttttgttgttgttgtcgtttTCTCGGAAAAGTTTACTTTGGTTTGTGAATTTGTCAGTTAAATTACAAGCCAAATCAGTTTCAATTCAATTAAATACAAGCAGACCATGAAGTAATATTAAGCAGGTACCGTCTGAGGTAACTTAGGAGGCAGTGTTTTTTGGGGGTGTATTGCATACTTGCTGGTATGCTTTGGTCTTCCATCTTGCAGATCAAGTGTTTGGAAGACTAAACACTGAATGTGATTATTAGGCAATTATCTAAAAATGAAGAACcaaagtatttaaatacttgATTAGACTTACGTAACATTGATTTGGAACGCTAGTAGAAGTTCTATTATCCGTTCTACTTactcacaattttttttttggtctttgtgAAATCCCTTTTCTGTAGGCACTGTGGAGAGGATACTCTTGGAGAAAGAATAATGACACAGCGAAAACTAAAGCTTTAAGGCTCAGCTTGGAAAAGGCTAACAGAAtgagcaaagaagaaaacaaattgtgcAACAGAACCTCAATTGCTATTGAATATCTTCtaaaatacaaacatatttCTTACATTCTTGCAGCATTAAAGCATCTAGGTCAGTATTTCACCTTATTACAGAAccataggatggtttgggttggaagtgaaCTTCAAAGTTTCAATCCCACTGCCGTGGGTCGGGGTCATCTTCCTCTAGATTAGGTAGGCCACAGTCCCATCTAATCTGAGTTTGACCACTTCTGGCGagccacatctctgggcaacctgttccattgcctcacagtaaagattttcttccttatttctaatCTAAACCTATTtacttttagtttgaaactgttattctcttgtcctgtcactacagcCTGTGGTGTAACCAATAGATTTCCAGGATGACAGTTAGGAATTTTTCTACTGGGAGATGTTCATAATGACATTTATGCTTTCTGTATGATTTTGAAAAGCGAGTGAGTTGTATGTGATAAAATAGATGCGATTTGTTTTTCAAGACTAAAATTAGATAACTGTGTTATGAGCAATATTAAAAGGCTTTTGTAGGGAAAGGGAGTCCTGTGCGATCGCTCTGATTTACAGGTGGTCCTTGTAATGTGTTACAGTAAAGTCAGCTGTATTTACTGCCAGTAAATATTCTGTTTGGATTGTTTTGTGTGCTTAAATTTTAGTCTGGAACGCTACAACTGTTCTTCTGGAAGTACTTGCTTAAATCGAAGTTATGGTTCTTACTTCCTTGCAAGTTCAATTTAAACATAGAAAGAAAGCCCAGTTACTTAGAAAACGAATCGTGTGCGCTTCATAGTCTTTTGCAATttatttgtagatttttttttttttttcaatttgttgTAGAGGTTGTTACCAGGCTCTCCCCTCTCTGTTGTGAAAATATGGCCCAGAGCAGAGCGATCTTCACGATTTTTGTTCTGATTCGAAGCTGCAACCGGAGTGTTCCATGTATGGACGTGATCAGATATTCAGTTCAAGTTCTACTTAATGTTTcgaaggtaatttttttttttctttagcaggTTTATAAGCAGCAGCCTACTTCAGTGCAGTTTTTACTTTTCTGCAAAATTTctgaatgaatttaaaataaaatttataattttgcagaacaaaacaatatCCGAGTTGTAATTACTTCCTGGAGAAAATTAAATCATAATAATTACATCTGGTAACAGAAAACGTTTTCATGGGCAGAAAGTAATGAAATTTACTTTTAAGAGATTACATGGCAGGATATCCCCTGCTTTGCACGAAACTGTGGAAATGTGTAAAATTTTGTACAAATGGGATAGGATTTGTATGAACTgtgtaatttttaaagaaaaaagtatatgTTGCAGAAGGTACACTACCTTTTCATGTCCATATCATAGAACAGATAATTTACAGAactgattattttcataaataataaaGCTGGAGtagttttgattttgaaattaaaagtaaatttgTCAAAAATAGGTTTTCAATCTCATATCCATCCTACAGACATTTAtgttcaaattctttttttcttatttcaggaCAGAATAGAATATTGCAGCTAAACTTATTCCTAAAGTATTCTATACCCACActgatttgttgttgttattatgtCAAACGTAGAATCCATTTCTGGGGACTTTTACGTAAGGGGCTGGGAAGCAAAAAGCGTAGCTTTTTGTGACCTGTTAGAATAGCGTAACGCGCAAAAGTGATTTTTGTCACTTAGATGACAGACAAACCACAGACTTAATCAAGGGAAGAATatggattttgctttttcctctagTTGGGAAATTAATGTGAGGATCGGTGTATATGAgacctcttttttctttccgATATAACAGTATGAAAGAACCACTCAAGCGGTATACGAAGTAGATAATTGTATAGATACATTACTAGACCTACTGCAAATGTACAGAGGGAAAGCTGGGGACAAAATTTCGGAAAAAGGAGGAAGTATTTTCACGAAGACTTGTTGTTTGTTGGCCATCCTTTCAAAGGACTCAAAGAGAGCTTTGGTAAGACCCGGCATCTTCTTTTTGATAGTTTGACTTACACttgccttttgcttttcttgtacGTTTTGGCATCATTTGTATTTgtgggtgatttttttcttctccatcttgCCTAGTACCCATTAGCTGTTGTAACTAAACTTTGTTGgcaggaaaatgcatttcaaggTGGTAAAAGCAGTCATTAGCCAGCAGCGTTTGACTTTGTCACTCAGAGTATCACACCGAGTTTTTGATCCCACAACATCTGCAAGATGATGAGGTCGTGTTTGTTACTTGAAAAAGTTTTTTGATGAATTTCTATCAGTTTCTTCACAGTACATGAAGTttagttgtttaaaaaaaaaatagaagacattaatttacttttttccccctacttcTGAGAGGTTGCCATTACTCTTCAGATGAAGTTAAAATCTTTATTGCCAGTAAAAAATAGCAATACTGTGTATGCCTTCGCGTGACGTACTTTATCGTAACAGAAACAGCCTggttttgaaaaaaaaccaacgtGTATTCGTTCATACTTCTGGATGGAATGGCCAACAAGAGCAGTCTGGGTTCCATGCTGTAAATAGGCTTCATAAGATTTATTCAGGTTTATCCATCAGATATGAGCACTTTGGTTGTTCAGTCACTTCCAACCACAGTGTTAGTTTGTTTTGATATGAAGATGCACAAAAACACTGATTTGTCTCTCTGTAACGCTTGTTAGAGACACGCACCTCTGACATAACAAAACTAcctgaaatgagaaattattaCCATCTGAATTGCACTTCTAGAATGTTCTGAAGTCTCAGGTAGTGTTCCATGTATATATTTTGATAGCAGTAGTAGTCAGCATGCtggttttaaaaaagcattgcCGTACTTTGGGGTAGAAGTTTGGTTTTCAAAAAAGATTTCTAAGTCTAAGGTAGTATTAAGTTTGCAGTATTAACAACGTATTGTTTTCACCTTTTCTCAGGAAATCCGAAGCATGCCAAGAGTTGTTACGTGCATTCAAAGCCTCTATAAGCTTACGGCTCGTAAGTGCAAAATGGATGCAGAGAGAATGCTtgtgaaacagaagacaaacacTTTAATTAGCGGAATTTCCTTCATTCCAGTAACTCCTCTAAGAATAAAGATAGTTTCAAGGTACGTGCCTAAAAAGTAGTCTGCAGTTTTTACAGTGGCAATACACTGTTGTAATGATAAACCACTGTTATTTCCGCAGAATTAAACCAGACTGGGTTTTGAGAAAAGATAACATGCAAGAAGTTGTGGACCCGCTCCAAGCCATCGTGATGGTGATGGATACACTTGGCATTGCCTGCTACTGAAATGTAAATTAACGTGTTTGTACAGTAGGTATGTAGCAGGCAGctgaatgattttaaaatggaaCAAATAATAGTCAAGCTGCCCTTGAACATGTTTTTGTAATTATCTTTTTGGCATTGTATAGCTTTTGAAATCCTGCCAAAATCAATTGTACAATAAAATCATATGTCCTTGTCTATTTTACTGTTGCATTGATGTGTCGTTCTTGTACAGCTCTGAATCTTACCAGTATCGCAGTATTTCTCACCCTGACCAACTGTTGCGTAGCTGTTTGCATGCGACAGTTATGTTGGCCTGCCTCTTGTGGAAGGGTGTGGGAAGAAGAGAGAGCATGCCGACTTGAAAAGTGGCTCGTGATTTCCTGGGGCTAGAGATCGCCTTCTGGCGAGCTTTGAGGGATCCCGCGTGACTGTAggaaaccttaaaaaaatttgtttttcaaactacAGGATTATGATGGAACAAAGGGTTCTTCTAAGGATGAATCTTATAAGAAACTCTGACCTGCTATTTTAAGGGAGGTAGTTTTGTGAGATTTTACTGTCATATCATCACTACATAATAGCGTGCATCTCGTCCAGCTGAACAAATGCTGTTCATCACCGCATCTCACCGAAATTCAGTTCAGCCGTGCCTGGCAATTGCATTTTCTTAGAGCACGGTCAAGAAAACCAAACCCATAAAGCAATAACCTCCCACTCTGTTACCAGACGGATGCATTCCATGTTTTGACACGCTGAGAAGCGAACACTGAAAATTCAACTGTGGAATGTTGACGCTAAAGATTCCTGAGCAGCGGCACTCACGGTCTTTTTGTATTCCCTTCCATTTCCTGATAAACATACATCAGTGTCACCAAAGCGTTTCACTTAGAGGGTGTAACGGAAACACTGTACCCAAAAAACTGAACATAGTTTCTCAAAGTTATCTCGCCTAGGCCTTACGAGCAGAACAGAGAATAATATCACTACTAATGTTTCACTCGTTTCTAGCAAGTGCAGCCACGTTTCCTTCCAAGCAGAAAAGCGCAAAGGTAGAAAAGAGGCACATTTCAAGTAAGCAGACAAGTCcaatgaaaagcatttcatcGATACTAAGACAGACTTTCCGGTGCTTCTAACGTGTTCCTGAAGTAACTGTAAAGGCAGCCTACATAATTGCAATAGCAGCTTCCAGGCCATCAGATAATGCGTGCACGTCTATGAGCGTGATGAAGTAATACTGTAGAAATTGGCTCTGAAATGAGAGCCGAGACCAGGAAACTCAAGCGCTTTCATTTAGGAGCTTACATCTTAAGTGTAATTAGTACTGCATATTAGAAAATTTAAAATCGGTACTAATTGTCGATATTAACTTGCTTGTTTTGATGTAAAGCTGTggagctttcttttcctttggcatttcatttctgtctcccAAAGCTATTTTAAGCGTGGTGGTACCCTGCTTAGACAAGTGCTAAGAGAAAAGCCTCTCTCCTGCATGGAATTGAATGCAATCCGCCTCATTTTAGTTACAAACTTCAAAATGCAGCTATccaagggaagaagggaaatgaaaacagtttccTAACTATTTGTTATGAGCAGGCACATTAGTGAAATTCCAATTATAGGGTCAGTGTAATTAGACAGGGAATTGAACACGAGCGTCCAAGCTCTATGATATCACAAAGAAGCTCGTTCTCATTTTATACAGTCCAAAAATCATCAGATGCAAATTGAAACAAATTGAGGAAGTGATGGTAGTATATTACTTAGATGCACTCAAACTCCTAGTCTGACCGATAATGGTCAGATTTATGAAACCATTTATAATGCTTCAAGCATAGCGAGCACAGGTACAAAACTTTGTGCTGCATATTCCAGATGCACTATTTTGACTGAGGCGCAGGTGAAGATTTGTCGTCGGCACGGTCATTTCTGTATTAACAACACGGCAGCCTTACGCCCACCTCTTGCTAGAAGCATAACAGACGATACCTGTAAGGGTATTGTTCAGATTGCATGGAGGAAAACAGTCCGCACgaaagagaagggaagcagCGCTCCGCTTCTCCTTTACCAACTTCAAAGCAGCTACCTCAGCAGCCGGATTAGCTCAGCGCTTCCGAGCGGCTTTTGACCGCTAAGGGAAGACCAGTGTCTACAAATCACATTGCTTATGGCTTCATCATCACGAATTTATGAACGTAAGTACAGCCACACTCTTCCCCTCTATACTTTTTGTCCTCAACCTGAACACAGCTGTGATTTACTGAGGCAGAAGCAAGAACAGAGCCAGTTATTTTGCACGTCCCAAGACAAGCTGAGGTTAAATTACTTCAATAGCCTGCATCATTAAGCCCTTCATAAAAACGAGCGCTTGCTTCTGGAAACAGAGGGACACGCTTTTTCATTCAGTAATGAAGTGTTCCGATTTAAAGAATTCAACAAGTAGAAACCGAACAGCAAAGCTCATTAAGCACTTAACCAAAATGAGTATTGGAGCGCTCGCTGCTCGAAACAGGGACATGCTTTTTCATTCAGTAATGCAGTGTTCTGATTTAAAGAattcaaagagaagaaactgaTCCGCAAAGTTTTGTTACCATTCTATTACACGAAAGGCACTTGTTGACTCACCCTCGGCATGCATTAATCGTAACTCAGAGTTCCGTTCCTCCTATCTTCTTACCATCTGACTGTTAGAAAAGTGACGCGAGGCGCATCTTCTGAGAGTCCAGCAAAGGGCTCTCTCTAAGAAATACCAGGTCTTCTCGCAGTGTACTGCAGCTAGTTCAACGAAGTTTGTTGTGTTGTTAACACACAAATAGCTGTAAGCCCTGTGCTACGATGCTTTTCGTCTCCCAGGGCAATTCCCTTATAACATTTGAGCAAATTGAAGccttctgcacagctgcaaGAGAACCTATCACCGAACCCTGCTCCTTCTCCCAGAGCACGTTGCAACATATCGCACAGACTCAGCGAGATCTCTCACCTCGCTCATGGCACAACGCCGCTGTTGGCTGTGAAAATACATCTATAACAGTGTGCAGTGAAAACATTTGCAGTTCtgcaaatataaataatacaaatgaACACAGTCCCACTCTTGGCGTTTAAACGTAAGAATGAAACCGCTACTTAAGGTGAATTTCATCACTGAAGCCTGTTCGTAGCGCTTGTGTCCATTACTGGAGATAGCTAAAATCTCACAGAAAGTCATCCTGCCGATTTATAGGACACGAGAACGTAACTCGGAGCAGCGCAGCACAGAACTGTTTGCAACGCTCCCTTTCTAATCCACCAGCCTGCAATTGTTTTCGCTAACCCATGCGGCCACCAGTCACGTTGCCGGTCCCTTATTTCCACTGCCATTTATTTTGGACGAGGGGCGAGAGAAACCGGAGCGCAAACCGTCACGGCCGGGGCGTTCTGCGGAGCGTCATACTGTCACGTCATTCACGTCAAATTCCAAGCGAGCCGTTTGAATTAGGTACAACTACTGAACTTATTAACAAACCCAACAACGAGGCGAGAAGGAGAAGCGCATAACAAACTGCAATTTAAAGCACAAATTAGGTCCGTGATTCAGATCTGGAACGCACGTGTCGAGCCGTCAGAGCCCCGGGCTGGCCCTAACGAGACCCAGCCCCGCTAACGAGCGCCAGGTGCCGCGGGGCCGCGCCCGCCCGCGCACAGCCGCGCCTCGTCGGGAGCTCGGGGGCGGAGCCCGCCGCAAAGCCTCTTAAGCTCCGCCGGAGGCGGCTGGGAGGCACAAGGAGCTTTGTGGAGATCCTCCGCCGCGAGAGCCCGAGCGAGAGCAGGTTCCGTTCCTTCGTGCTGCTGGGGCCGAAAAGCTACGCGAGGGGCTGCTTTTAGAAGGAAACGTTGGGATTCTACGTAAcgttctctgttgttttgtttccgGTTGTAGCGAGACCGCGCGCATTGAGGATCAGCCCGACCCGGTGAGCAGTTCCGGAGGTAGCGAGACGAGGGAGGCGGCGAGCGAGCCGTCCGGCTGCCCTTACCGCCGTTTTTGGGGCCGGCGTAGGACTGCCGCCGGGCTCTGCCAGCTTTTCAGAGCTGGAGTACCGTCGCCGCCCGGTTTCCATCGCACCTTCAGGAGGTGCCGCCGCTCGCTTCCTCGAGTCCCGACGCGGCGTTCTCAGCCGCGTCGGGCTTTTGGGCGGTCGCTTCGGTTCCTTCCGCCGTCATCGGCGGGAGCGAGCGGGACGGGGCCGTACTGTTCCAGCCTTTGTGCTGGTGAGGGTGACACGCGACGCGAAGGTTTGCTAACACTTAAGTTTACGTTTTCGCAGGCGGAGCCTCTTGTCGGCCCGATCCGGCGAGCGTTCGGGGTGCCAGGTAAGCGCTCTGCGCTCGGGGTTTGCGTAGCGCCGCTGTTCGGCTACCTCAATTTCTTAGGCTTGGCATGGTGCCGTTGCCGGGCTCTCGCACAGCTTTTTAGAAGGATCTGTACTGGGCCGCCGCGGTCCCCGCGGAGGGTTTCGAGGGCACTTCAGCACATCCCGCGTCCAGTGTTAGCAGCGAGTAGGACGGGACCGTGCGtgccctccttcctctcctccagtTACGCGTAACTTCAGGAATGCTATTTGTGCCAGCTAGTGTGGCTGGCGATGTTCTTTTCAGGACAGACAGACGCGGCAGTTCACGCGAGGAAGCCGAACGGACCGTGCTGCGCCCGGGGGCGAGCGGAGGAGCGCTCGGCGGCGGGTAATGCGGCAAACGTCCTAGGGGCGTGTTACAGAGCGGGACGAGAAAGTCGGTAGGATCTTCTTCACGCAGCTGGAGTTGGCCTCACCGCTGCGGGGAAGAACCGTATGACAGGAGCGGCACCCGAAGAAGACCGTGCTGTCCCGGCGGGTGAGAGGTACCGCGGGCCGGCCGCGCGCCCTCGTGGCCGATGTTATCCCGGGGTGAGTTAAAAGGAGCGCGGGCGGCAGGGCGAGGGAGGGGACCGTCCTTGTTCCACGTGCCCCGGCGGGGCCGTATCTACTTCTGGACTCTGCAGGTCGAGGAAGACGGGACGTTTGCGGAGTCTGGCAGAGAGCGGTGAAGACGATGGGGGCGCGGGAGCGTCTTCTTTCTGAGGAATGGATGAGTGATCAGCGACTGCCTGGCGTCCTTCTCTGGGAGTCTGGTGATCTCCGGAGAGCCCTTTTCAGTCCTACAGCTCTGGTTCTGATCTTGCTGTGGGGTGAGGGCAGCGGTGAAGCTGTTTTTGCTGGCGATTGGCCTGAATATGCGAGTGGTTTCTTCAGCGTTGGAATGAAAGATGTGAGCCTTCAAACCTGAGTGCTGTCTGCTTTGGTGTGGGGCCTCCCACCTGGGTGGCCCCTCGGTACCCTTCCTGCATGTTTAGGGCTGGAGAAGGATGCTATGGAGGGATGGACTGAGGTGAGTTGTGTCCTTTTATGTCTGACCTGTATTCCTGGGATGGGATTGAAGGGTAGGACTGGGTGCTAACAGACAAAAGCCCCTTCTGTTTGGGTCCTTGCTTGAGGCGAAGCTTCactgtgctttcctttcagcCTTGTGGTGTGTGGCAGGTCCTCTCCTGGAGGAATGGAATTGATGGAGGGAGAGGTGAGAAGTTCTGCCTGCCCTCCTGTGTGGGAATCTGGAGTCCATAGTTCTATTTCCAGTACTGGGGCAACCTGTTGTCTGCCTTGGTGAGGTCCaacactgcagagctctttttCAGGTCCTGGTGCAGCTGGTGTTCTGGGAGGATATTCAACATCCTTGGTTGGTAGCTGGGCTCTTGTGAAGCTGCAGAGGTGGAAGCAGAGAAGCTGTCCTGAGAGGTAAGCCTTGGGTATTGCTGCATGCCCTGTAGGTCAGGTGTTAGCTGTGGCAGACCCCCCCCCACTGGATTCTTTGAGTGCTGATATAAATTGCAGTTTCTCTGGAGGTGCAGATTGTAATTTTGTATCAGTGTGGTTTATTGGCCAGTGAGGTTAAGGTGGACCTGAGTTGTGGTCTGCGTCACttggtttatttgctttttgtttgtggtGGCTTATTTGTGTTCTTCACTTGGTTTACTTTTTTGTGGCTGTAGtagttttgcttatttttctgtgaagtgaTGGTGAGTTGTTACtgagtttatttgtttttgtggttgtAATTCTAGCTCTAATTGTGTCATCATGTTTGAGGTGGCTTATGTTGATGCAGAGATGAGTTGTGGTCTGTCAGTTGCCTTTTTTTGTGGTGCTATGACTGGCTCTAATTGTGTAAGCcagcttgaaatgaaggtgcctTATGTAGTGGTATGACTTGGGCTTTAATTGTGTGTTCATGTTTGAGATTGAGGTAGCTTATGCGGATGGACTTGTGGTCTTCACTTGGTttacttgacttttttttctggtggctGGAAGGGAGGTGGAAGCCAGCAAAGCCAGCTCTTCTTGGCCCTGTGTTCTGCCTGAAGGTAAAGTACGGTTCACTTTACCTCTTGGGTAGAGTGTGTTTGAGTGAAGCCTTTGTCTGGGGCTTAAGTTGCTCTGTGCAGTCACTTAATGCACACTACAGAGTGTAGAGGGTTTTACCTTCTGAAAGGGCGTGGGTAAGCAGCTGGAGGTGAAATGTTCCTGTGGTGAGTGTCCATCCAAGT from Lagopus muta isolate bLagMut1 chromosome 5, bLagMut1 primary, whole genome shotgun sequence includes the following:
- the LOC125693123 gene encoding uncharacterized protein LOC125693123; amino-acid sequence: MRPPVTLPVPYFHCHLFWTRGERNRSANRHGRGVLRSVILSRHSRQIPSEPFELAPPEAAGRHKELCGDPPPREPEREQVPFLRAAGAEKLREGLLLEGNVGILRNVLCCFVSGCSETARIEDQPDPVSSSGGSETREAASEPSGCPYRRFWGRRRTAAGLCQLFRAGVPSPPGFHRTFRRCRRSLPRVPTRRSQPRRAFGRSLRFLPPSSAGASGTGPYCSSLCAGEGDTRREGLLTLKFTFSQAEPLVGPIRRAFGVPGQTDAAVHARKPNGPCCARGRAEERSAAAGVGLTAAGKNRMTGAAPEEDRAVPAGERYRGPAARPRGRCYPGVEEDGTFAESGRER